One part of the Mytilus trossulus isolate FHL-02 chromosome 11, PNRI_Mtr1.1.1.hap1, whole genome shotgun sequence genome encodes these proteins:
- the LOC134690724 gene encoding melatonin receptor type 1B-B-like, with protein MESDINYPCLQMMKNTSDGLKNLTCLQNDDDGRPLVVNPALFDSHFNLAMIYISIIAVALFIGTFGNLMILLVAFWSRGLNKVGKEFMVNLALADLCVAAIADPMCIVGVIKGEHFFSDKPWLCNLIASMCLTACFCAFASLTMLSLNRYVYLCHNEIYDKMYGRITCIVICVMCWIAAFLCEFPNFVGWGGHYFDQEANQCIWDRTSSLSYTLFVAIGLIGFPLLTMTICFILIFRRIWNTKKALYDIDKGKDGRMGKVMVESFRAAKTIFVIFVVFVICWTPYAVVIAIDVENTLPMPVHLFLTLLAHLHSSCNFIIYFVGNKRFRVVLGRILGCHDKTAILSETKSSSVPDSPGTTRYNNFSGIKPQLKITKKQTSTGSDSFDGHM; from the exons ATGATGAAAAATACATCAGATGGACTCAAGAATCTGACATGTCTGCAGAACGACGATGACGGGAGACCGTTAGTGGTGAATCCCGCCCTTTTTGACTCTCATTTCAACCTGGCAATGATTTACATATCAATTATAGCAGTGGCGCTTTTTATTGGAACTTTTGGAAACTTGATGATATTACTCGTAGCCTTTTGGTCAAGGGGATTGAACAAAGTTGGTAAAGAATTTATGGTCAATCTTGCACTAGCCGATCTCTGTGTGGCTGCCATTGCTGACCCAATGTGTATTGTAG GTGTGATAAAAGGTGAGCATTTTTTCAGTGATAAACCATGGCTGTGTAACTTGATCGCCAGTATGTGTCTGACCGCCTGTTTCTGTGCTTTCGCCAGTCTAACCATGCTGTCATTGAACCGGTACGTCTACCTCTGTCACAACGAGATCTACGACAAAATGTACGGACGTATAACTTGCATTGTAATATGCGTTATGTGTTGGATTGCTGCCTTTCTTTGTGAGTTCCCGAATTTTGTCGGATGGGGCGGCCATTACTTTGACCAAGAGGCCAATCAATGTATCTGGGATCGAACAAGCAGCTTGTCCTATACTCTTTTTGTAGCGATTGGCTTAATTGGTTTTCCTCTTCTGACGATGACGATTTGCTTCATTCTTATATTTCGTCGGATTTGGAATACCAAGAAAGCCCTTTACGATATAGACAAAGGAAAAGATGGACGGATGGGGAAGGTCATGGTAGAGAGTTTCCGAGCAGCCAAGACTATATTTGTCATCTTCGTGGTTTTTGTCATCTGCTGGACACCGTATGCTGTGGTCATTGCCATTGATGTGGAGAACACACTCCCAATGCCGGTTCACCTGTTTCTAACACTTCTGGCACATCTCCATTCGAGTTGCAATTTCATCATTTACTTCGTTGGCAACAAGAGGTTCCGAGTAGTTCTGGGACGTATCTTGGGATGTCATGACAAAACAGCTATTCTGTCCGAAACCAAGAGTTCCAGTGTTCCGGACAGTCCAGGTACAACcagatataataattttagtgGAATAAAACCACAGCTGAAGATTACTAAGAAACAGACATCGACCGGATCAGATTCCTTTGATGGTCATATGTGA